A window of the Microbacterium sp. AZCO genome harbors these coding sequences:
- a CDS encoding DUF2004 domain-containing protein, which translates to MAIEHDFFGLLESGPDGSIFWSENVELGDQTVTVDLTAPDQEDVSEAALDVAAGLVSSLEAIDRSARNAMVSELDDRTSEVTEYILQQQEVLGEDLEEMLVDISGDTHIDVIRSLQLMSMTILADEHGGSEPFAVLEYALDPDATDDVLLVNLGSDGDVLGVTSAD; encoded by the coding sequence ATGGCGATCGAGCACGACTTCTTCGGACTCCTCGAGTCCGGACCGGACGGGTCGATCTTCTGGTCCGAGAACGTCGAACTGGGTGATCAGACCGTGACGGTCGACCTCACGGCGCCCGACCAGGAGGACGTGTCGGAGGCGGCCCTCGACGTGGCCGCGGGGCTCGTCTCGTCGCTCGAGGCGATCGACCGCAGCGCCCGAAACGCCATGGTGTCGGAGCTGGACGACCGCACGAGCGAGGTGACGGAGTACATCCTGCAGCAGCAGGAGGTCCTCGGCGAAGACCTCGAGGAGATGCTCGTCGACATCTCTGGCGACACCCACATCGACGTCATCCGGTCGCTGCAGCTCATGAGCATGACGATCCTCGCCGACGAGCACGGCGGGTCCGAGCCGTTCGCCGTGCTCGAGTACGCCCTCGACCCCGATGCCACCGACGACGTGCTGCTGGTGAACCTCGGCTCGGACGGCGACGTGCTCGGCGTCACGAGCGCCGACTAG
- a CDS encoding RNA-binding protein — protein MLAAALEHVVKGIVDHPDDVRIDSSTSPRGDVLEVHVHPDDRGRVIGRGGRTAKALRTLISALADGRRVRVDVADD, from the coding sequence GTGCTGGCCGCCGCGCTCGAGCACGTCGTCAAGGGGATCGTCGATCACCCCGACGACGTGCGCATCGACTCCTCGACGTCGCCTCGCGGTGACGTCCTCGAGGTGCACGTGCACCCCGATGACCGAGGTCGCGTGATCGGGCGCGGCGGACGCACGGCAAAGGCTCTGCGCACGCTCATCTCGGCGCTCGCCGACGGACGACGCGTGCGCGTCGACGTCGCGGACGACTGA
- the ftsY gene encoding signal recognition particle-docking protein FtsY: MADSPWSLVRVLRQMFAAPEITELTWLDLESALLTADFGPDTTERIVDDLREKVAKYHTTDPKDLHRMLKETLEEHFAKFDTTLRLTERPAVVLVVGVNGVGKTTTIGKFAKFLQRYGRSVVVGAADTFRAAAVDQLATWAERGGAAIVRPQQEGQDPASVAFQTIDYAKRTGTEIVLVDTAGRLHTKGGLMDELSKIRRVIEKQAPISEVLLVLDATTGQNGVMQAEAFLEHAGVTGLVITKLDGSARGGFVLAVQERTGIPVKLLGQGEGIGDLTGFTPHVFAASLVD, translated from the coding sequence ATGGCTGACAGCCCCTGGTCCCTTGTGCGCGTGCTGCGTCAGATGTTCGCGGCGCCCGAGATCACCGAGCTCACCTGGCTCGACCTCGAGTCGGCGCTCCTGACGGCCGACTTCGGGCCCGACACGACCGAGCGCATCGTCGACGACCTGCGCGAGAAGGTTGCGAAGTACCACACCACGGATCCCAAGGATCTGCACCGGATGCTGAAGGAGACGCTCGAGGAGCACTTCGCGAAGTTCGACACGACGCTGCGCCTCACCGAGCGCCCGGCGGTCGTGCTCGTCGTCGGTGTCAACGGCGTCGGCAAGACGACGACGATCGGCAAGTTCGCGAAGTTCCTGCAGCGGTACGGCCGCTCGGTGGTCGTCGGGGCCGCCGACACCTTCCGCGCCGCCGCCGTCGACCAGCTCGCGACGTGGGCGGAGCGCGGGGGAGCCGCGATCGTCCGGCCGCAGCAGGAGGGCCAGGATCCGGCATCCGTCGCCTTCCAGACCATCGACTACGCCAAGCGCACCGGCACCGAGATCGTGCTCGTCGACACGGCCGGCCGCCTGCACACCAAGGGCGGCCTCATGGACGAGCTGTCCAAGATCCGCCGGGTCATCGAGAAGCAGGCCCCCATCAGCGAGGTCCTCCTGGTGCTGGATGCCACGACCGGCCAGAACGGCGTCATGCAGGCCGAGGCCTTCCTCGAGCACGCCGGTGTGACCGGTCTCGTCATCACGAAGCTCGATGGCTCGGCCCGCGGAGGCTTCGTGCTGGCCGTCCAGGAGCGCACCGGCATCCCCGTGAAGCTTCTCGGTCAGGGCGAGGGGATCGGCGATCTGACGGGCTTCACGCCGCACGTCTTCGCGGCATCCCTCGTCGACTGA
- the ffh gene encoding signal recognition particle protein has translation MATFGTLSDRLTETFRNLRTKGKLTPADVDGTVREIRRALLDADVALPVVKDFTAKVRERALGDEVNKALNPAQQVVQIVNEELVAILGGEQRRLQFAKNPPTVIMLAGLQGSGKTTFAGKLAKQLEKDGHTPLLVAADLQRPNAVNQLQIVARQAGAAVYAPQPGNGVGDPVQVARDGVEIARRQQHDIVIIDTAGRLGVDAELMKQASDIRKAVDPDEVLFVIDAMIGQDAVNTAKAFQEGVDFTGVVLSKLDGDARGGAALSVASVTGRPIIFASTGENLDDLEPFYPDRMASRILDLGDILTLIEQAQQAFDEEEAMKVAEKLAKEQFTLEDFLDQLQQMKKMGSMKKMLGMLPGMGQMKQQLDDFDEREIDRTEAIIRSMTPGERRNPKVLNGSRRLRIARGSGMTVTDVNQLVQRFEQAAKMMKTVARGGVPNIPGMGPVPGAGRPGASSKRGKQQKSKSGSRSGNPAKRAAENAGIAAQAAAEPTGSGFGLGGNGAKGAPTAEDLAELQKMLGRG, from the coding sequence ATGGCTACTTTCGGCACGCTCTCCGATCGGCTCACCGAGACCTTCCGCAACCTCCGCACCAAGGGCAAGCTCACGCCCGCGGACGTCGACGGCACGGTGCGCGAGATCCGTCGCGCCCTGCTCGACGCCGACGTCGCGCTTCCCGTCGTCAAGGACTTCACCGCGAAGGTGCGCGAGCGCGCCCTCGGCGACGAGGTCAACAAGGCGCTGAACCCGGCGCAGCAGGTCGTGCAGATCGTGAACGAGGAGCTCGTCGCGATCCTCGGCGGCGAGCAGCGCCGGCTGCAGTTCGCGAAGAACCCGCCGACGGTCATCATGCTCGCGGGCCTGCAGGGCTCGGGCAAGACGACCTTCGCGGGCAAGCTCGCGAAGCAGCTCGAGAAGGACGGCCACACGCCGCTCCTCGTGGCCGCCGACCTCCAGCGTCCGAACGCCGTCAACCAGCTGCAGATCGTCGCGCGCCAGGCGGGGGCCGCGGTCTACGCGCCGCAGCCCGGCAACGGCGTCGGCGACCCCGTGCAGGTCGCCCGCGACGGCGTCGAGATCGCCCGCCGCCAGCAGCACGACATCGTCATCATCGACACGGCCGGACGCCTGGGCGTCGACGCCGAGCTCATGAAGCAGGCGTCCGACATCCGCAAGGCGGTCGACCCCGACGAGGTCCTGTTCGTCATCGATGCGATGATCGGTCAGGACGCCGTCAACACGGCGAAGGCCTTCCAGGAGGGCGTCGACTTCACCGGCGTCGTCCTGTCGAAGCTCGACGGCGACGCACGCGGCGGCGCCGCGCTCTCGGTGGCCTCCGTGACCGGCCGCCCCATCATCTTCGCCTCGACGGGTGAGAACCTCGACGACCTCGAGCCGTTCTACCCCGACCGCATGGCGTCGCGCATCCTCGACCTCGGCGACATCCTGACCCTCATCGAGCAGGCTCAGCAGGCCTTCGACGAGGAAGAGGCGATGAAGGTCGCCGAGAAGCTCGCCAAGGAGCAGTTCACCCTTGAGGACTTCCTCGACCAGCTTCAGCAGATGAAGAAGATGGGCTCGATGAAGAAGATGCTCGGGATGCTCCCGGGCATGGGGCAGATGAAGCAGCAGCTCGACGACTTCGACGAGCGCGAGATCGACCGCACCGAGGCCATCATCCGCTCGATGACGCCGGGCGAGCGCCGCAACCCCAAGGTGCTCAACGGCTCGCGCCGTCTGCGCATCGCGCGCGGCTCCGGCATGACCGTGACCGACGTCAACCAGCTCGTGCAGCGCTTCGAGCAGGCCGCGAAGATGATGAAGACCGTCGCTCGCGGCGGTGTGCCGAACATCCCGGGCATGGGGCCGGTGCCCGGCGCCGGCCGTCCCGGCGCCTCGTCGAAGCGCGGCAAGCAGCAGAAGTCGAAGTCGGGCTCCCGCTCGGGCAACCCGGCCAAGCGCGCGGCCGAGAACGCGGGCATCGCGGCTCAGGCGGCGGCGGAGCCGACCGGCTCGGGCTTCGGCCTCGGCGGCAACGGCGCGAAGGGCGCACCCACCGCGGAAGACCTCGCCGAGCTGCAGAAGATGCTCGGTCGCGGCTGA
- a CDS encoding glutamate--cysteine ligase, with protein sequence MTVPFATSARSTVGLEWELMLADGATGDLVGRAPEILAVLEEKTAHERYTVTGELLTNTVEVTSGVGDTVAAAVDDIADAIGAIREVSDPLGIELLCAGSHPFAQWYDQQVTDKTRYHKLIERTQWWGRNMMIWGIHVHVGVEDVNKVFPLINALAVYLPHLQALSASSPFWAGDRTGYASNRALVFQQLPTAGLPWPLKDWAEFERYMDDMIRTGVMADATEVRWDIRPAPRWGTIEVRACDGMSTLPELAAVAALVQVLVEHLSRELDEGRELPTIPPWFVRENKWRAARYGLDARIIVDADGTQLPVREHLRDTMDRLADVAVELKCAREFAGLETTLTQGASYARQVLVADAAEGDLREVVQHLIREFRAGPTLREHLAQFPH encoded by the coding sequence ATGACGGTGCCTTTCGCGACATCCGCCCGCTCCACCGTGGGGCTCGAATGGGAGCTCATGCTCGCGGACGGCGCCACGGGGGACCTCGTCGGTCGCGCGCCGGAGATCCTCGCGGTGCTCGAGGAGAAGACCGCGCACGAGCGCTACACCGTCACGGGCGAGCTGCTCACGAACACCGTCGAGGTCACGAGCGGCGTCGGCGACACGGTCGCTGCGGCGGTCGACGACATCGCGGACGCGATCGGCGCCATCCGGGAGGTCTCCGATCCGCTCGGGATCGAGCTGCTGTGCGCGGGCAGTCACCCGTTCGCGCAGTGGTACGACCAGCAGGTCACCGACAAGACGCGGTACCACAAGCTCATCGAGCGCACCCAGTGGTGGGGGCGCAACATGATGATCTGGGGCATCCACGTGCACGTCGGCGTCGAGGACGTCAACAAGGTCTTCCCCCTCATCAACGCCCTCGCCGTGTACCTGCCGCATCTGCAGGCGCTGTCCGCCTCGTCGCCGTTCTGGGCGGGCGACCGCACCGGGTACGCGTCGAACCGCGCCCTCGTCTTCCAGCAGCTTCCGACGGCGGGGCTCCCCTGGCCGCTCAAGGACTGGGCCGAGTTCGAGCGCTACATGGACGACATGATCCGCACCGGCGTCATGGCCGACGCGACCGAGGTGCGCTGGGATATCCGCCCTGCGCCGCGCTGGGGCACGATCGAGGTGCGCGCGTGCGACGGGATGTCCACCCTGCCGGAGCTCGCCGCGGTCGCGGCGCTCGTGCAGGTGCTGGTCGAGCACCTCTCCCGCGAGCTCGACGAGGGGCGCGAGCTTCCGACGATCCCGCCCTGGTTCGTCCGTGAGAACAAGTGGCGCGCCGCCCGCTACGGCCTCGACGCGCGCATCATCGTGGACGCCGACGGCACTCAGCTTCCCGTGCGCGAGCACCTCCGCGACACGATGGACCGTCTCGCCGACGTCGCCGTCGAGCTCAAGTGCGCGCGCGAGTTCGCGGGGCTGGAGACGACCCTCACGCAGGGCGCCAGCTACGCCCGTCAGGTCCTCGTGGCCGACGCGGCCGAGGGCGACCTCCGCGAGGTCGTGCAGCATCTGATCCGCGAGTTCCGCGCGGGTCCGACGCTGCGCGAGCACCTCGCCCAGTTTCCCCACTGA
- a CDS encoding TetR family transcriptional regulator yields MSHEQRTGRPRASSRETLAEAACELFLERGFAETSIADITSRAGVSRSSFFNYFASKSDILWSGLDERIGVLEDRLRNDTGRDAATRASLGAGAASAISGALRSLGEDFAPDSLALALVNTSAMGLEGELEREASVRRARIAVAVSERLQRAGVGAIEAQVGGAAHGGAVLAAIEAWAREGAGRVPLAASLDHALVAAARTLPSAVRQLRVVARADDFDEALAFYRDALGLVERESYEGDGDARVTILAAGEATLELSNAGQVALIDRVETDGDAPSEPIRLAFEVGDTASVTDRLISAGAELEASPRLTPWRSVNARLRAPADLQITLFQELGPDGRPGDRES; encoded by the coding sequence GTGAGTCATGAGCAGCGGACCGGTCGCCCGCGCGCCTCCTCGCGCGAGACGCTCGCCGAGGCGGCGTGCGAGCTGTTCCTCGAGCGCGGCTTCGCCGAGACCTCGATCGCCGACATCACGTCCCGCGCCGGCGTGAGCCGCTCCAGCTTCTTCAACTACTTCGCCTCGAAGTCCGACATCCTCTGGTCGGGGCTCGACGAGCGGATCGGCGTCCTCGAGGACCGGCTGCGCAACGACACGGGACGGGATGCCGCGACCCGCGCCTCGCTCGGCGCGGGCGCCGCGTCCGCGATCTCGGGCGCGCTCAGGAGTCTGGGCGAGGACTTCGCCCCGGACAGCCTCGCCTTGGCTCTCGTCAACACGAGCGCCATGGGCCTCGAGGGCGAGCTCGAGCGGGAGGCATCCGTCCGCCGTGCTCGCATCGCCGTGGCGGTGTCGGAGCGCCTGCAGCGCGCGGGCGTCGGCGCCATCGAGGCCCAGGTCGGGGGAGCCGCCCACGGCGGCGCCGTGCTCGCCGCGATCGAGGCGTGGGCGCGGGAGGGAGCCGGCCGCGTGCCACTGGCGGCATCCCTCGACCATGCGCTGGTCGCCGCCGCGCGCACGCTGCCGTCGGCGGTGCGCCAGCTGCGGGTCGTCGCCCGCGCCGACGACTTCGACGAGGCCCTCGCCTTCTACCGTGACGCGCTCGGCCTCGTCGAGCGCGAATCGTATGAGGGCGACGGCGATGCCCGCGTCACGATCCTCGCGGCGGGCGAGGCGACGCTCGAGCTCTCGAACGCGGGCCAGGTCGCGCTCATCGACCGTGTCGAGACCGACGGCGACGCCCCGAGCGAGCCGATCAGGCTCGCGTTCGAGGTGGGAGACACCGCGTCGGTCACGGACCGGCTGATCTCGGCGGGCGCCGAGCTCGAAGCATCCCCTCGCCTGACGCCCTGGCGCTCGGTCAACGCGCGCCTGCGTGCACCGGCCGACCTGCAGATCACGCTGTTCCAGGAGCTCGGCCCCGACGGCCGACCCGGGGATCGCGAATCCTGA
- the rimM gene encoding ribosome maturation factor RimM (Essential for efficient processing of 16S rRNA), whose amino-acid sequence MTQAEQPDSTTPAEAKSPARPPKPAKNQLRVGRLVKAHGLKGAIKLELYTDDPDGRFVPGATFTLQVPESSPWHGKPLTVREFKWMNSHPVAFFEGVDDRNAAEELIRAILWIDEDAQSAAAEDDAWYDHQLVGLEVVRDDTVVGRVIRVDHFPAQDLLIVLADSLDETGEPREVLVPFVKAIVPEVDIAAGRVVVTPPAGLFEELAGDDDAPEPGDTDEDDAAETE is encoded by the coding sequence ATGACGCAGGCAGAGCAGCCCGATTCGACGACCCCGGCGGAGGCCAAGAGCCCTGCCCGGCCGCCGAAGCCGGCGAAGAACCAGCTTCGCGTCGGACGCCTCGTGAAGGCTCACGGCCTCAAGGGAGCCATCAAGCTCGAGCTGTACACCGACGACCCCGACGGGCGCTTCGTCCCGGGTGCGACCTTCACTCTGCAGGTCCCCGAGTCGTCGCCGTGGCACGGCAAGCCGCTGACTGTCCGCGAGTTCAAGTGGATGAACAGCCACCCGGTCGCCTTCTTCGAGGGCGTGGACGACCGCAACGCCGCCGAAGAGCTCATCCGCGCGATCCTCTGGATCGACGAGGACGCCCAGTCCGCCGCGGCCGAAGACGACGCCTGGTACGACCACCAGCTCGTGGGCCTCGAGGTCGTGCGTGACGACACGGTCGTCGGACGCGTGATCCGCGTCGACCACTTCCCGGCCCAAGATCTCCTGATCGTCCTCGCCGACTCGCTCGACGAGACGGGCGAGCCGCGCGAAGTCCTCGTGCCGTTCGTGAAAGCGATCGTCCCCGAGGTCGACATCGCCGCCGGGCGGGTCGTCGTGACGCCGCCCGCCGGGCTCTTCGAGGAGCTCGCCGGCGACGACGATGCTCCCGAGCCGGGCGACACCGACGAGGACGACGCCGCCGAGACCGAGTGA
- the lipB gene encoding lipoyl(octanoyl) transferase LipB has protein sequence MLDVVTPGFAPDYVPYLDGWALQRSIHSEIVAGDREDTLILLEHEPVYTAGARTARHERPTDGTPVVDVDRGGKITWHGPGQLVGYPIVRLHEPIDVVGHVRRLEGALIEVLREFDVDGYRVEGRSGVWVRRPLGEDKVAAIGVRVQRGVTMHGFALNCDNSLAGFRGIIPCGITDAGVTTLSELVGADVSPVDVVDSVVRIFQAHYAEVAA, from the coding sequence GTGCTCGACGTCGTGACCCCGGGGTTCGCCCCCGACTACGTGCCCTACCTCGACGGGTGGGCACTGCAGCGCAGCATCCATTCCGAGATCGTCGCGGGCGACCGCGAAGACACGCTCATCCTGCTCGAGCACGAGCCCGTCTACACGGCGGGTGCGCGCACCGCGCGGCACGAGCGGCCGACCGACGGCACGCCCGTCGTCGACGTGGACCGCGGTGGCAAGATCACGTGGCACGGCCCCGGGCAGCTCGTGGGCTACCCCATCGTGCGCCTCCACGAGCCGATCGACGTCGTGGGCCACGTCCGCCGCCTCGAGGGAGCGCTCATCGAGGTGCTCCGCGAGTTCGACGTCGACGGCTATCGCGTCGAGGGGCGGAGCGGCGTGTGGGTGCGCCGGCCGCTCGGCGAGGACAAGGTCGCCGCCATCGGCGTCCGTGTGCAGCGCGGCGTGACGATGCACGGCTTCGCCCTGAACTGCGACAACTCGCTCGCGGGCTTCCGCGGCATCATCCCGTGCGGGATCACGGATGCCGGCGTCACGACCCTCAGCGAGCTCGTCGGAGCAGACGTCTCGCCCGTCGACGTCGTCGACAGCGTCGTGCGGATCTTCCAGGCCCACTACGCGGAGGTCGCCGCGTGA
- the lipA gene encoding lipoyl synthase: MSAAGPEGRKLLRLEVRNAETPIERKPEWIKTKAKMGPEYQALHSLVKTEELHTVCQEAGCPNIYECWEDREATFLIGGSQCTRRCDFCQIDTGKPADYDIDEPRRVAESVQRMQLRYSTVTCVARDDLADGGAWLNAETVRQIHALNPGTGVELLATDFNGEPALLDVVFESRPEVFAHNVETVPRIFKRIRPAFRYERSLDVLTQARDAGLITKSNLILGMGEEPEEVVQALQDLHDAGTDIITITQYLRPTPRHLPVARWVKPDEFVAFKEEAERIGFLGVLAGPLVRSSYRAGRLWAQSMISKGREIPPHLAHIAADVHVDRGFAQAV; encoded by the coding sequence GTGAGCGCCGCCGGGCCCGAGGGCCGCAAGCTCCTGCGTCTCGAGGTGCGCAACGCCGAGACGCCGATCGAGCGCAAGCCGGAGTGGATCAAGACGAAGGCGAAGATGGGCCCGGAGTACCAGGCCCTCCATTCCCTCGTGAAGACCGAGGAGCTGCACACGGTCTGCCAGGAGGCCGGCTGCCCCAACATCTACGAGTGCTGGGAGGATCGCGAGGCGACGTTCCTCATCGGCGGGTCGCAGTGCACCCGCCGTTGCGACTTCTGCCAGATCGACACGGGCAAACCCGCCGACTACGACATCGACGAGCCGCGCCGCGTGGCTGAGAGCGTGCAGCGGATGCAACTGCGCTACTCGACCGTGACGTGCGTCGCGCGCGACGACCTCGCCGACGGCGGTGCGTGGCTCAATGCCGAGACGGTGCGTCAGATCCACGCGCTCAACCCCGGCACGGGCGTCGAGCTGCTCGCGACCGATTTCAACGGAGAGCCGGCCCTCCTGGACGTCGTGTTCGAGTCGCGCCCGGAGGTCTTCGCGCACAACGTCGAGACCGTGCCGCGCATCTTCAAGCGCATCCGTCCCGCCTTCCGCTACGAGCGCTCGCTCGACGTGCTGACGCAGGCTCGGGATGCCGGTCTCATCACGAAGTCGAACCTCATCCTCGGCATGGGCGAGGAGCCCGAAGAGGTCGTCCAGGCGCTGCAGGACCTCCACGACGCCGGCACCGACATCATCACGATCACGCAGTATCTGCGACCGACTCCGCGCCACCTCCCCGTCGCGCGGTGGGTCAAGCCCGACGAGTTCGTCGCGTTCAAGGAGGAGGCGGAGCGCATCGGCTTCCTCGGGGTGCTCGCCGGTCCGCTCGTCCGGTCGTCGTACCGAGCGGGGCGGCTGTGGGCGCAGTCGATGATCTCGAAGGGGCGTGAGATCCCGCCCCACCTCGCGCACATCGCCGCCGACGTGCACGTCGACCGCGGGTTCGCGCAGGCGGTCTGA
- the rpsP gene encoding 30S ribosomal protein S16: MAVKIRLKRLGKIRAPYYRIVVADSRTKRDGRVIEEIGKYHPTEEPSFIEVDSERAQYWLSVGAQPTEQVAAILKLTGDWGKFKGDANAVSTVRTAETKADFEVDSSKKSVIKPKAEKKADEPVAEEAPAADEADAASDAE, from the coding sequence GTGGCTGTCAAGATTCGTCTCAAGCGCCTCGGCAAGATCCGGGCGCCCTACTACCGCATCGTCGTCGCCGACTCGCGCACCAAGCGCGACGGTCGCGTCATCGAGGAGATCGGCAAGTACCACCCGACCGAGGAGCCCTCGTTCATCGAGGTCGACTCCGAGCGCGCGCAGTACTGGCTGAGCGTCGGCGCGCAGCCGACCGAGCAGGTCGCCGCCATCCTCAAGCTCACGGGCGACTGGGGCAAGTTCAAGGGCGACGCGAACGCCGTCTCGACGGTTCGCACCGCCGAGACCAAGGCTGACTTCGAGGTCGACTCCTCGAAGAAGTCGGTCATCAAGCCGAAGGCCGAGAAGAAGGCCGACGAGCCCGTCGCCGAGGAGGCGCCCGCCGCCGACGAGGCCGACGCCGCTTCGGACGCCGAGTAA